A single window of Psychrobacter raelei DNA harbors:
- a CDS encoding type IV pilin protein codes for MSSSQLKSSLNRPLGYTLIELLIVVALMTLLTAILLPSYQQYLNQKVQWQAQQQALQLAHDLAKWRGKYLTYAGFSLSQSSLQLSSNQPLLASNLAERLYLPLGSNEKTHHYEIRLSDATGQFVLTDLQANGQGWQMWVVPNVHANFFELTDAHLDSYYLDSLHQRCRYSSAQTVALITSQGQADCRLTW; via the coding sequence ATGAGTAGCAGTCAGCTTAAATCAAGTCTCAACAGACCCTTAGGGTATACCTTGATAGAGCTGCTTATCGTAGTGGCGCTGATGACACTATTAACCGCCATACTGTTGCCCAGCTATCAGCAATATCTCAATCAAAAAGTGCAATGGCAGGCGCAGCAGCAAGCGCTACAGCTGGCCCATGACTTGGCCAAGTGGCGGGGTAAGTATTTGACTTATGCAGGCTTTAGTTTGTCACAATCCTCATTACAGCTCTCCTCAAATCAGCCTTTATTGGCCAGTAACTTAGCAGAGCGGCTGTATCTGCCTTTGGGTTCAAATGAGAAGACACATCATTATGAAATTCGGTTAAGCGATGCCACTGGGCAGTTTGTCTTAACTGATCTTCAGGCCAATGGACAAGGATGGCAGATGTGGGTTGTGCCCAATGTACACGCTAACTTTTTTGAGCTTACCGATGCCCATTTAGACAGCTATTACTTGGACAGTCTTCATCAGCGCTGCCGTTACTCCAGCGCTCAGACTGTGGCACTTATAACCTCCCAAGGTCAGGCAGACTGCCGCTTAACTTGGTAG
- a CDS encoding ComF family protein, with translation MRRSFFSSLLCQWCHDDVSWLPDALHQQLPVTQLGANHHFVIQPAAAHVGYLRSALIAFKYKQQLSALPILVHAIRQLPRPQGCHSTNSVIVATPTTKHRLATRGFSPLSVLAYYLSRHWKIPLWQGIHRIDKAGSQQGLDRQSRQQNILNAFEVTQAVPTRRVILFDDVVTTAATLTALAVTIKQACPETHIMAYALSHGH, from the coding sequence ATGAGGCGTTCTTTTTTTTCATCTTTGCTTTGTCAGTGGTGCCATGATGATGTCAGCTGGTTGCCAGATGCGCTGCATCAGCAGCTACCGGTCACGCAATTAGGCGCCAACCACCATTTCGTTATTCAACCTGCCGCTGCACACGTGGGCTACCTACGCTCAGCACTCATTGCATTTAAGTACAAGCAGCAGCTAAGCGCACTGCCGATATTAGTGCATGCTATTCGTCAGTTACCAAGACCACAAGGCTGCCACAGTACAAACAGTGTGATTGTTGCCACACCTACCACAAAGCATCGCTTGGCCACCCGAGGGTTTAGTCCGTTATCTGTGTTGGCTTATTACTTATCACGGCACTGGAAAATTCCGCTTTGGCAGGGCATACACCGTATTGATAAGGCCGGTAGTCAGCAAGGGCTTGATAGACAATCGCGTCAACAAAACATCCTTAATGCCTTTGAAGTGACTCAAGCGGTACCGACTCGGCGCGTTATTTTATTTGATGACGTGGTCACCACCGCAGCGACGTTAACTGCTTTAGCTGTAACTATCAAACAGGCCTGCCCTGAGACACATATCATGGCTTATGCACTCAGCCATGGTCATTAG
- a CDS encoding type IV pilin protein, giving the protein MSSQKGFTLIELMIVVAIIGVLSLIAIPGYQSYAQKTSEAACLSQTKAFSNQIFLERNDPTNEFDADKATRILNTASDKTACETMVYNDGTSVTPAVMPSVQSKIKNPGSDHTHIICNLDKSVQCETSNL; this is encoded by the coding sequence ATGTCTTCACAGAAAGGATTTACTTTAATTGAGCTGATGATAGTGGTGGCCATCATCGGCGTGTTGTCTTTAATTGCCATTCCTGGCTATCAAAGCTATGCCCAAAAGACCTCTGAAGCTGCCTGTTTGTCACAGACCAAGGCGTTTAGTAATCAGATATTTTTAGAGCGTAATGATCCTACGAATGAGTTTGATGCTGATAAAGCGACCCGCATATTGAATACAGCCAGTGATAAAACAGCTTGCGAGACTATGGTTTATAACGATGGCACGAGTGTAACACCGGCAGTGATGCCAAGCGTGCAATCAAAAATTAAAAACCCAGGCTCTGATCACACCCATATTATCTGTAATTTAGATAAAAGCGTACAATGTGAAACCAGTAATCTATAA
- the secA gene encoding preprotein translocase subunit SecA, with protein MLSKIVGSVIGTKNDRELKRMRQIVAKVNAQEAAISALTDAQLRDKTAEFKSRFDEGASLDSLLPEAFAVCREASKRVLGMRHYDVQIIGGITLHEGKIAEMRTGEGKTLMATLAIYLNAISGKGVHVVTVNDYLAARDAELNRPLFDFLGLTVGVIYSQQPPYEKVAAYQSDITYGTNNEYGFDYLRDNMVFSLAEKKQRPLNYCIIDEIDSILIDEARTPLIISGQADDSSATYALINNIIPRLTRSTDEEANKENEDGDFWIDEKNRQIEISEKGYEKIESFLIEVGELGENESLYSPIRLPLLAHVQAAIRAHHIFIKNVHYIVDNGEVIIVDENTGRTMPGRRWSDGLHQAVEAKEGVEIQAENQTLATTTFQNYFRLYDKLSGMTGTADTEAAEFKSTYDIDVVVIPTHKPIARIDLEDQIFLTKLGKYKGIIREIKEIQAKGAPVLVGTATIEASEELSYLLDQEGIKHNVLNAKQHEREAEIIAQAGSPKAVTIATNMAGRGTDIILGGNWQAHISDPDNVSPEEMQRLKAAWQKKHDEVLAAGGLHIIGSERHESRRIDNQLRGRAGRQGDPGQSRFFLSLEDDLMRIFAGDRVVNMMRAMGLKEDEAIEHKMVSRSIENAQGKVESRDFDARKNLLKYDDIANEQRKVIYSQRDDLLAEADLKQAIEAMHRDVYDALISQFVPPGSIDDQWNIDGLEDELESEFKYYMPINDWLDSDRRLDEEGLREKIVQTAIARYRERRELMTPENAAQLERHFMLQSLDRHWKEHLTQMDQLRKGIHLRGYAQKDPQQEYKRESFELFQMMLGAIKSDTVQDLSRVHIPTREELEAMEAERLAQAERQQMMFEHDEVDSLTGERHSDPDVEARNLAAEQQATATKAPAAANGNNPYANMNISRNAPCPCGSGLRYKQCHGKI; from the coding sequence ATGTTGTCAAAAATAGTCGGAAGCGTAATTGGTACCAAAAATGATCGTGAGCTAAAGCGGATGCGTCAAATTGTCGCAAAGGTAAATGCTCAAGAAGCGGCAATTAGTGCGCTAACAGATGCACAGCTTCGTGATAAGACGGCAGAGTTTAAAAGTCGTTTTGATGAGGGGGCAAGCTTAGATTCATTATTGCCTGAAGCCTTTGCGGTCTGTCGTGAAGCCTCAAAACGAGTACTGGGTATGCGCCATTATGATGTGCAAATCATCGGTGGTATCACCCTTCATGAAGGCAAAATTGCAGAAATGCGTACCGGTGAGGGTAAAACCTTGATGGCAACCTTAGCCATTTACCTCAACGCCATTAGTGGCAAAGGGGTACACGTGGTTACTGTGAACGATTACTTAGCGGCGCGTGATGCTGAACTAAACCGTCCTTTGTTTGATTTTTTGGGACTAACCGTTGGGGTTATCTACTCTCAGCAGCCCCCTTATGAAAAAGTCGCGGCCTATCAATCCGATATTACCTATGGTACCAACAACGAATATGGCTTTGATTACTTACGTGACAATATGGTGTTTAGCTTGGCTGAAAAAAAACAGCGTCCACTAAACTACTGTATTATCGATGAAATTGACTCTATCTTAATTGATGAGGCACGTACGCCGCTGATCATCTCAGGTCAAGCCGATGATTCTTCAGCCACTTATGCTTTGATTAATAATATTATCCCGCGTTTGACTCGCTCAACTGACGAAGAAGCCAATAAAGAAAATGAAGATGGCGACTTTTGGATCGATGAGAAAAACCGCCAGATTGAGATTAGTGAAAAAGGCTACGAGAAAATTGAATCTTTCTTAATTGAAGTGGGTGAGCTTGGCGAAAATGAAAGCTTATACAGCCCAATTCGCTTGCCTCTACTTGCGCATGTACAAGCCGCCATTCGTGCGCATCACATCTTTATTAAAAACGTACATTACATTGTTGATAATGGTGAAGTCATCATCGTAGATGAAAACACCGGTCGTACCATGCCGGGTCGCCGTTGGTCAGATGGTCTACATCAAGCTGTAGAGGCCAAAGAGGGGGTTGAAATCCAAGCGGAAAACCAAACGCTTGCCACCACCACTTTCCAGAACTATTTCCGTCTTTACGACAAGTTATCAGGCATGACCGGTACCGCCGATACCGAAGCGGCAGAATTTAAATCTACTTATGATATTGATGTGGTGGTTATTCCTACCCACAAGCCAATTGCGCGTATCGACTTAGAGGACCAGATCTTCTTGACCAAGCTGGGTAAATACAAAGGTATTATCCGTGAGATTAAAGAGATTCAAGCCAAAGGCGCACCTGTGTTAGTCGGTACAGCGACCATTGAAGCCAGTGAAGAGCTGTCTTATTTGCTTGACCAAGAAGGTATTAAGCATAACGTCCTAAACGCTAAGCAGCATGAGCGTGAAGCAGAAATTATCGCTCAGGCAGGTAGCCCCAAAGCGGTGACCATCGCCACCAACATGGCGGGCCGTGGTACAGACATCATTTTAGGCGGTAACTGGCAGGCACACATTAGTGATCCGGATAATGTTAGCCCAGAGGAAATGCAGCGTCTAAAAGCAGCCTGGCAGAAAAAGCATGACGAAGTATTGGCTGCAGGCGGGTTGCATATTATTGGCTCAGAGCGTCACGAGTCACGCCGTATCGATAACCAGCTGCGTGGTCGTGCCGGTCGTCAAGGTGACCCTGGCCAGTCTCGCTTCTTCTTATCGCTAGAAGATGACTTGATGCGTATCTTTGCCGGCGACCGCGTGGTAAATATGATGCGGGCTATGGGTTTAAAAGAAGATGAAGCCATTGAACACAAAATGGTATCTCGCTCTATCGAAAATGCTCAAGGAAAAGTAGAGAGCCGAGATTTTGATGCGCGTAAAAACCTTCTAAAATACGATGACATCGCCAACGAACAACGTAAAGTTATCTACTCTCAGCGTGATGACTTGCTGGCAGAAGCCGATCTTAAACAGGCCATCGAAGCGATGCATCGCGATGTCTATGATGCGCTCATTAGCCAGTTTGTACCCCCAGGATCTATTGATGATCAGTGGAATATTGATGGCTTAGAAGATGAGCTTGAGAGCGAATTTAAATACTACATGCCAATTAACGACTGGTTAGATAGTGACCGCCGCTTAGATGAAGAGGGGCTGCGTGAGAAGATTGTTCAAACCGCTATTGCCCGTTATCGTGAGCGCCGTGAGCTGATGACCCCAGAAAATGCCGCCCAGCTTGAGCGTCATTTTATGCTACAAAGCCTAGATCGTCACTGGAAAGAGCATTTAACGCAGATGGATCAGCTGCGTAAAGGTATTCATTTGCGTGGTTATGCACAAAAAGACCCACAACAAGAGTACAAACGTGAGTCGTTTGAGCTGTTCCAGATGATGCTAGGTGCCATCAAGTCAGACACAGTACAAGACTTATCACGCGTGCATATCCCAACCCGTGAGGAGCTTGAGGCGATGGAAGCGGAGCGTTTGGCTCAAGCTGAGCGCCAACAGATGATGTTTGAACACGATGAGGTGGACAGCCTAACCGGTGAACGTCATAGTGACCCTGATGTTGAAGCGCGCAACTTAGCGGCTGAACAACAGGCAACTGCAACTAAGGCACCTGCTGCTGCCAATGGTAATAACCCGTACGCAAATATGAATATTAGCCGTAATGCCCCCTGTCCTTGTGGTTCTGGCTTACGCTATAAGCAGTGCCACGGAAAAATTTAA
- the mutS gene encoding DNA mismatch repair protein MutS — translation MSDTVHTTSLLNIAGVEYNLDDHTPMMVQYLTLKAQYPHALLLYRMGDFYELFFTDAQRAADILDITLTRRGNDKAGNNIAMAGVPFHAAESYMARLIAAGETVVICEQVEDAPELNEELDTNKPTAAKGIMRREVVKTLTAGTLTDDALIAPNHTPSVVALDFNLKKNWQHLKSSSNQASLNQIGISQLDINAGTIRTQTLPLSEVIKPAEANIAYVSESQVDYEVLLKQRLLTVLNRFAPSEVIIPETLSDDWRHWLQDKLYCPVISVAASDFHPQHAGETVCRQFNVQTLEGLGIAESLVAQTTSAALIHYAQQTQQRHTPQLTELIVERDEDYLIIDDISSRNLELFTPVSPTGTSLLSVVNQCQSAMGRRLLINQLKRPLRLATHVESLGLRLDACQWLIQTPTSAEITQLQQSLHSIADIERISSRIALHSAKPRDLRRLADSIRHSEQLAHTLQSLGLQADSEGLLPSLLQNLPLQKNTLLKIAEHIESAIIEEPPAHIRDGGMIAEGYDSEFDRLVHLHDNIQQTLDDMADEARQNYQLPSLKVGFNKVSGFYFELPKAQASTAPDVFIRRQTLKNSERFITEPLKNLEVEYLDAQSLALSCEKALYQALLVRLSEQLQDLQQLSAAIAQIDVLLNWAVLAKDNDWVRPTLDPSGSYLDIRQGRHLVVEAMSQPKATHGNSQPTSGPQHFVANDCQLGTESFNERLLLITGPNMGGKSTYMRQTALIVLLACCGSFVPAASATLGDIDRIFTRIGSADDLAGGKSTFMVEMIETAQILNLASHCSLVLMDEVGRGTSTTDGLAIAHACAVQLCEMGSLTLFATHYFELTELSQQRNLSGKLRNVHVAASHIDGQLLLLHKIEPGAANSSFGLHVAKMAGIPDKVLIAAERYLSLQKSLNAATQERHHPSITPRDNHANFDKAYANDDDSRYAADLNSSALDSVTQDSLSTAPDLSPHLSSESKVLSPLNTKAKAILDTLNDIYPDELTPRQALDLIYELKKQARLG, via the coding sequence ATGTCTGACACCGTGCACACCACCTCACTGCTCAATATAGCTGGCGTTGAATACAATCTTGATGACCATACCCCAATGATGGTGCAATATTTAACCCTCAAGGCGCAGTATCCGCATGCGCTCTTGCTGTACCGTATGGGCGATTTTTATGAGCTTTTTTTTACCGATGCTCAGCGAGCGGCTGATATTTTAGACATTACTTTAACCCGCCGTGGCAACGATAAAGCAGGTAACAATATCGCTATGGCCGGCGTGCCCTTTCATGCTGCCGAAAGCTATATGGCACGTCTTATTGCAGCGGGTGAAACCGTGGTTATCTGTGAGCAAGTCGAGGATGCCCCTGAGCTGAATGAAGAGCTTGACACGAATAAGCCCACTGCGGCCAAAGGTATCATGCGCCGTGAAGTGGTCAAAACATTAACCGCTGGCACTCTCACCGATGATGCACTTATTGCGCCCAATCACACCCCAAGCGTTGTGGCACTTGATTTCAATTTAAAGAAAAATTGGCAACACCTAAAGAGTAGCTCAAATCAAGCGAGCCTAAACCAGATAGGTATCAGCCAGCTAGACATCAATGCCGGTACCATTCGTACGCAAACCCTGCCACTTTCTGAGGTTATTAAGCCGGCTGAGGCCAATATTGCTTATGTATCTGAGTCACAGGTGGATTATGAGGTACTGTTAAAGCAGCGTCTGCTCACCGTACTCAACAGATTTGCCCCAAGTGAAGTGATTATTCCAGAGACGTTAAGCGATGACTGGCGCCACTGGCTACAAGACAAGCTATATTGCCCAGTTATTAGTGTGGCGGCCAGCGACTTTCACCCCCAGCATGCCGGCGAAACAGTATGTCGACAGTTTAATGTACAAACCTTAGAGGGACTGGGCATCGCCGAAAGTTTGGTAGCACAAACCACCAGTGCCGCCTTAATCCATTATGCTCAGCAAACCCAGCAGCGCCACACGCCGCAGCTCACTGAACTGATTGTTGAGCGTGATGAAGACTATTTAATCATTGATGACATTAGCAGCCGCAACCTTGAGTTATTTACCCCCGTTAGTCCCACGGGTACCAGTCTATTAAGCGTGGTCAATCAGTGCCAAAGCGCCATGGGCAGACGCTTATTAATCAACCAGCTCAAGCGCCCGCTACGTCTGGCCACTCATGTTGAGTCGTTAGGCTTGCGTCTTGATGCCTGCCAGTGGCTGATACAGACACCCACCAGCGCTGAGATAACTCAGCTGCAGCAAAGCTTACACAGTATCGCTGATATTGAGCGTATCAGTAGCCGCATTGCATTACACAGCGCCAAACCCCGAGACCTGCGACGCTTAGCAGACAGTATCAGACACAGTGAGCAGCTGGCCCACACGTTACAGAGCTTAGGGCTACAGGCGGACAGTGAGGGTCTACTGCCAAGCCTGCTACAAAACTTACCACTGCAAAAAAACACTTTATTAAAAATCGCTGAACACATCGAGTCGGCTATTATAGAGGAGCCGCCGGCACATATACGTGACGGTGGCATGATTGCAGAGGGGTATGACAGTGAGTTTGATCGCCTGGTTCATCTGCATGACAATATCCAGCAAACCCTTGATGACATGGCTGATGAAGCCCGTCAAAATTATCAGCTCCCCAGCCTAAAAGTAGGCTTTAACAAAGTCAGCGGTTTTTACTTTGAATTACCCAAAGCGCAAGCGTCTACAGCGCCGGATGTTTTTATTCGCCGCCAAACCCTTAAAAACAGCGAGCGTTTTATTACTGAGCCGTTGAAGAATCTGGAGGTAGAATATCTAGACGCCCAAAGCTTAGCACTCAGCTGTGAAAAGGCGTTATATCAAGCGTTACTGGTGCGCTTAAGTGAACAACTTCAAGATTTACAACAGCTTAGCGCAGCCATCGCTCAGATTGACGTGCTGCTTAACTGGGCTGTACTTGCCAAAGATAATGACTGGGTACGCCCCACGCTTGACCCAAGTGGCAGTTATTTAGACATTCGCCAAGGCCGGCACTTAGTCGTAGAAGCCATGAGTCAGCCCAAAGCAACCCATGGCAATAGCCAACCCACCTCTGGGCCGCAGCATTTTGTGGCCAATGATTGTCAACTGGGCACGGAATCATTTAATGAGCGTCTACTACTCATCACTGGGCCAAATATGGGTGGTAAATCTACCTATATGCGCCAAACTGCCCTTATTGTGCTGCTTGCCTGCTGTGGCAGCTTCGTGCCGGCCGCCTCAGCTACCCTCGGTGACATTGATCGCATTTTTACTCGTATTGGATCAGCCGATGACTTAGCTGGTGGCAAATCTACCTTTATGGTGGAAATGATTGAGACCGCACAAATCTTAAATCTGGCCAGCCACTGCTCTTTGGTATTAATGGATGAGGTCGGCCGCGGTACGTCCACCACGGATGGTCTAGCGATTGCTCATGCCTGTGCCGTCCAGCTGTGTGAAATGGGTAGTCTCACATTATTTGCCACCCACTACTTTGAATTAACCGAGCTTAGTCAACAACGCAATCTTAGCGGTAAGCTAAGAAACGTTCATGTCGCCGCCAGTCACATCGATGGCCAGCTGTTATTACTGCACAAAATTGAGCCAGGTGCTGCCAACTCAAGCTTTGGGCTGCATGTGGCAAAGATGGCCGGTATTCCTGACAAAGTTTTAATCGCCGCCGAACGCTACTTAAGCTTACAAAAATCCCTAAACGCAGCCACCCAAGAGCGTCATCACCCCTCAATAACGCCTAGGGATAATCATGCTAATTTTGATAAAGCTTATGCTAATGACGACGATAGCCGCTACGCAGCAGATTTAAATAGCTCAGCTCTTGATTCTGTGACACAAGATAGCCTGTCAACAGCGCCTGACTTGAGCCCTCATTTATCAAGTGAATCTAAAGTGCTTAGCCCTTTAAATACTAAGGCCAAAGCGATTTTAGATACGCTAAATGACATCTATCCTGATGAGTTGACACCCAGACAAGCCTTGGACTTAATTTATGAATTAAAAAAACAAGCACGCTTGGGCTAA
- the fdxA gene encoding ferredoxin FdxA yields the protein MTFVVTDNCIRCKYTDCVEVCPVDCFYEGPNFLVIHPDECIDCALCEPECPANAIFSEDEVPKGQEEFIELNAELAEEWPNITEMKGQLPDAEKWDGVEGKIQYLER from the coding sequence ATGACATTTGTTGTCACTGATAATTGCATTCGCTGCAAATACACCGATTGTGTTGAAGTCTGCCCTGTGGACTGCTTTTATGAAGGGCCTAACTTCTTGGTCATTCATCCTGATGAGTGTATTGACTGCGCTTTGTGTGAGCCTGAGTGTCCTGCTAATGCCATCTTCTCAGAAGATGAAGTGCCAAAGGGTCAAGAAGAGTTTATCGAACTAAATGCTGAGCTGGCTGAAGAGTGGCCTAACATCACTGAAATGAAAGGTCAGCTGCCTGACGCTGAGAAGTGGGATGGCGTTGAGGGCAAAATTCAGTACCTAGAGCGTTAG
- a CDS encoding PilW family protein — protein sequence MPSKPPNPKHIGLDSITAQQGVSLIELMLALTLGLVVSGAAFELFAHSLAVQRIQLAVSELQDDAVFQLPAIHKTIRKANLGSHSTMHQASAWTGIVLTGSYDNAPLNAVGGSEKWGNLRGVVNLNEQLFSRSNLGPSNLVAPTNSDQLTIQYQAAFPSFDCEGKKVHPGDMIIERFFTRFDRQRAANETKDLAIVLACDAGRYQLPTAIRNSPAKAHQLYIKDFGDNGVVLMNRVDYFGVQLGVRLKQGVSYMSIEQYLTQSSPLDAHSEYLYHAPIVSVQLGIISRASTAQAKSMPGKSVFYLQGKPHTIRHQHPSYLRRSLTSVVALRNSRESL from the coding sequence ATGCCATCAAAACCGCCCAACCCCAAGCATATAGGGCTCGACTCTATCACCGCTCAACAAGGGGTTAGCTTGATTGAGCTTATGCTGGCACTGACTTTAGGGCTTGTGGTAAGTGGCGCCGCATTTGAGTTGTTCGCTCATAGTCTGGCGGTGCAGCGTATACAGTTAGCAGTCTCTGAGCTACAAGATGATGCCGTCTTTCAATTGCCTGCGATTCATAAAACCATTAGAAAGGCCAATTTAGGGTCTCATTCGACCATGCATCAAGCATCTGCATGGACCGGCATAGTGTTGACCGGCTCCTATGATAATGCTCCGTTGAATGCTGTAGGAGGATCTGAAAAATGGGGCAATCTTCGCGGCGTGGTCAATCTCAATGAACAGTTATTTAGTCGTAGCAACCTAGGACCCAGTAACTTGGTTGCGCCGACCAACAGTGATCAACTAACCATACAGTACCAAGCTGCTTTTCCAAGCTTTGACTGCGAGGGCAAAAAAGTGCATCCAGGCGATATGATTATTGAGCGTTTTTTTACCCGATTCGATAGACAGCGTGCCGCCAATGAAACCAAAGACTTGGCAATCGTTCTGGCCTGCGATGCAGGGCGCTATCAATTACCAACGGCCATTCGAAATAGCCCTGCCAAGGCGCATCAGTTATACATTAAAGATTTTGGTGATAATGGGGTAGTGCTGATGAATCGGGTGGATTATTTTGGCGTGCAGCTTGGCGTAAGATTAAAGCAAGGCGTATCTTATATGTCCATTGAGCAGTACTTGACCCAAAGTAGTCCCTTGGATGCTCACTCTGAGTATTTATATCACGCCCCCATCGTATCGGTGCAACTTGGCATCATTAGCCGGGCCAGTACCGCACAGGCGAAGTCGATGCCGGGCAAAAGTGTGTTTTATTTACAAGGCAAACCGCATACCATTCGACACCAGCATCCCAGTTATTTACGCCGCTCATTGACCAGTGTGGTGGCGCTCAGAAACAGTCGTGAGTCATTATGA
- a CDS encoding type IV pilin protein: MHSNGIQGYGLIDILIVMTLIGILTTAVYPTYQQHHIKANRLKMMSELQRLAVQLQHHKLVQGDYRKVHMALLLQSAGTHAPDHKNSTASKALLVKFPYTHQQPNSGNRQNSQALYIISLTPLDNEGYLTSAHWQLIATPTAAGKMASDGVLSLNYLGQQCHQQSCSRVQAIP, translated from the coding sequence ATGCATAGCAATGGCATCCAAGGCTATGGGCTAATCGACATTTTAATAGTCATGACCCTGATTGGAATATTGACCACTGCCGTTTATCCCACCTATCAGCAGCACCACATCAAAGCCAATCGCCTAAAGATGATGTCAGAGTTGCAGCGTTTGGCGGTGCAATTACAGCACCACAAGCTGGTTCAAGGGGATTACCGAAAAGTGCATATGGCACTGCTGTTACAAAGTGCGGGCACCCATGCTCCTGATCATAAAAACAGTACTGCATCCAAGGCTTTGCTGGTGAAGTTTCCCTATACCCATCAGCAGCCCAACAGCGGTAACAGACAAAACTCTCAAGCGCTTTATATAATTTCGCTCACCCCCTTAGACAATGAGGGGTATCTCACCTCTGCTCACTGGCAGCTGATAGCCACCCCAACTGCAGCTGGCAAGATGGCGTCAGATGGTGTACTGAGCCTTAATTATTTGGGTCAGCAGTGTCATCAGCAAAGCTGTAGTAGGGTTCAAGCCATACCTTAA
- a CDS encoding type IV pilus modification PilV family protein, with protein MQSGPPTHIPVSSQQGMAFIEVLVALVLFSVAALGYVGLQAQSLAAVDDAVMRTQALVILTEAAERIRTNMGWVALRAYQLQFDAATIPAMTSCTVRAGCNATQVVQNDVAVLRLQAKQQGMTLAMLGCPGRLSTTENYCLVAAWHGTQAEYVSSEVLDGCLHLQGNYRVGSDCLYMEAY; from the coding sequence ATGCAAAGTGGGCCACCAACGCATATACCCGTATCTAGTCAACAAGGTATGGCTTTCATTGAAGTGTTAGTGGCTCTAGTTTTATTTAGTGTGGCAGCGCTCGGTTATGTTGGTTTGCAGGCACAATCTTTGGCAGCGGTAGATGATGCGGTGATGCGGACACAAGCTTTGGTTATATTAACGGAAGCTGCAGAGCGTATTCGGACTAATATGGGGTGGGTGGCACTAAGGGCGTATCAATTACAGTTTGATGCAGCCACTATTCCAGCTATGACCAGCTGCACTGTAAGAGCGGGCTGTAATGCGACTCAAGTGGTACAAAACGATGTGGCGGTATTACGCCTACAAGCCAAACAGCAAGGTATGACACTTGCCATGCTCGGTTGTCCTGGCCGGTTGTCCACCACTGAAAACTACTGCTTAGTCGCTGCATGGCATGGAACACAGGCTGAATATGTCAGCAGCGAGGTCTTAGACGGCTGCTTACATCTTCAGGGCAATTATCGAGTAGGGTCGGATTGCTTGTATATGGAGGCCTATTAA